One part of the Streptomyces sp. AM 2-1-1 genome encodes these proteins:
- a CDS encoding acyl-CoA carboxylase subunit epsilon: MIKVVRGNPTPEELAAALAVVRVRAAAAAAPQTRSTPRAQWSDPARIARAARPLPGPGAWARTYWPA, from the coding sequence ATGATCAAGGTCGTACGGGGCAATCCGACCCCCGAGGAGCTCGCCGCCGCCCTGGCGGTGGTCCGGGTGCGCGCCGCTGCGGCGGCGGCTCCGCAGACGCGGAGCACGCCCCGCGCCCAGTGGTCGGACCCGGCGCGGATCGCCCGCGCCGCCCGGCCGCTGCCCGGGCCGGGCGCGTGGGCGCGCACCTACTGGCCCGCGTGA
- a CDS encoding nucleoside triphosphate pyrophosphatase, whose translation MAPMTAQRRLVLASASPARLGLLRQAGFAPEKIVSGVDEDALSAPTPGELALVLARAKADAVAALPETAGALVVGCDSVLDLDGEALGKPADAEEATARWKAMRGRAGVLRTGHSVVDTASGRTASATASTVVRFGEPTDAEIAAYVATGEPLHVAGAFTLDGLSAPFVDSIEGDHSNVIGLSLPLLRRLLGELGVSVTELWA comes from the coding sequence ATGGCCCCCATGACTGCTCAGCGCCGGCTCGTGCTCGCCTCCGCCTCCCCCGCCCGCCTCGGCCTGCTGCGGCAGGCGGGCTTCGCTCCCGAGAAGATCGTCAGCGGGGTGGACGAGGACGCGCTCTCCGCCCCCACCCCCGGTGAGCTGGCGCTCGTACTCGCGCGGGCCAAGGCCGACGCCGTGGCGGCGCTCCCGGAGACGGCCGGCGCCCTGGTCGTGGGGTGCGATTCGGTGCTCGACCTGGACGGGGAGGCGCTGGGCAAGCCCGCCGACGCCGAGGAGGCCACCGCCCGCTGGAAGGCGATGCGCGGCCGCGCCGGCGTGCTGCGGACCGGCCACAGCGTGGTCGACACCGCGAGCGGCCGCACGGCGTCCGCGACCGCGTCGACGGTCGTCCGCTTCGGCGAGCCGACCGACGCCGAGATCGCCGCCTACGTGGCGACGGGCGAACCGCTGCACGTGGCGGGCGCGTTCACCCTGGACGGCCTCTCGGCCCCGTTCGTCGACTCCATCGAGGGCGACCACTCCAACGTGATCGGGCTCTCGTTGCCGCTGCTGCGCCGGCTCCTCGGCGAACTGGGCGTGTCGGTCACGGAGTTGTGGGCCTGA